From the genome of Chlorocebus sabaeus isolate Y175 chromosome 21, mChlSab1.0.hap1, whole genome shotgun sequence:
TAACACACTCTGAGCCTCTAAGACACGGCACGTATCCTCCCTTCAGGCATCTATGTCTGTCCTCATCTTTGTACTTGTGGATGACACTTCTGACTTGCCGTTACTGCAGCACATGTTTTGCACTGGCTTTTCATTCATGATGCTGAATTGGCCCTAGTTCATTATTTCTTGTGAATAAGCATTTATACTTATGTGATGCCTAGCTGAGGTTAACAGTATAAACCAAGGCCAAGTAACAAAAACAGAGTTGAATGACCCCTGTGAGTTTAAGCTCTGGCCTTGGTCTTCACAGCTTTATGTTTTAGCCAGCAGTGCTAGTAATAGGAAGAATCTCACTGCCATCTGATTATGCCAGTGAAGTACTCTGAGATTCTGAGAAATGGTGGTAAAGGGAGACAAAGTAATTCCTCAGGAGACAAAAGCTCTTGGTGAATCAGAACACTTGGTTCTGTCTGCCTTTGAGCGTCACAATAAAGAACAAATGTTCCACGCAGAAAGGGCTTCAGTGAGAGTGCAAAGAATGTCTAGCAAGATGATCCACAGTTACCTCCAGTTTCTCATATGACATGTTcaatgtcgcccaggctgaagtgctgtggtgcgatctcggctcactgcaacctccgactccctggttcaagcgattctcctgcctcaacctcctgagtagctgggattacaggcatgtgccaccatgccctgctaatttttgtatttttagtagagatggaatttcaccatgttggccagaatggtctcgatctcctgacctcgtgatctgcctgcttcggcctcccaaagtgctgggattataggcgtgagccaccacgcccggcccactttcactttcagttttaaaaaaatctatcctCTTTGAGGATGTTTCAATAAGTTCCAGGAGGAAAAAGTTTGAACTCTTACTAATGACTGAGGGAAATTTAGTTAATAGAATGACAAAGTTGAAAGCAACATGAGTTGAAAAAATAGTacacccttttttcttttttttgaaagggagtctcactctgttgcccaggctggagtgtagtagcacgatctcggctcactgcagcctccacctcccgattctcctgcctcagcctctggagtagctgggattacaggtgcatgccaacaggcctgcctaatttttgtattttcagtagagacggggttttgccatgttggccaggctggtctcgaactcctgacctcaggtaaccccctgcctcagagtcccaaagtgctgggatcacaggcatgagccactgcacctggcctcggtatatactttttttttcaaacatcaGGATCCTTTACCACACAGTCTCATTAAGCTTTCTAGCATCCAGTCGCAGCAGCTGTCAGAAGGTTAAAAgacactaccaaaaaaaaagaaaaaaaaagatcttaaaagTCCTGGAATCCAGGGCCAATTATGAGGCCAACTTTTCccactacaaaacaaaaacaaaaccccatggGCTTTCTTTTTCATATGGCAGTGAGAGAGAGTCGTCTTACTGAAAACTGCCAATGTACTAGTTCCTGAAGATCTAGGtagagaaatgcagattttttttttttctgtgaaaacttGGAAAACCTTCACCTGCATATTTACTGAGGGTactaatatacatttatttttatttttattttttttgagacaaagtctctctctgaagcccaggctggagtgcaatggcatgatctcggctcactgcaacctccgcctcctaggttcaagtgattctccagcctcagcctcccaagtagctgggattacaggtgcctgccaccacacccggctcatttttttttttgtatttttagtagagacggggtttcaccatgttggccaggctggtctcaaactcttgacctcaggtgatccattcaccttggcctcccaaagtgctaggagccACCACGCCGCCATGCATTGTTGGACTTTTAGCATTACAATAGTTCCCTCCAGTGGAATCCTGTAACCCTAAAAAACCATGAATCTAGGAGTGCTGCTTGTAAATATCTGCTGACAAGTATTATTTTACTTTGTCCTTGAAAGTTATACAGGTCAGAAATTGTTACAAGCTACAAGGAAAATCTGGGAGTGAGCCAGCCAAGGAGAGAACCCAGTTTTCATGATTCTGTATTGCCCAGCCTATCACTTCCAATCTTTAAACAGAGCAAACACTTGACTTTTCTTCTCAGTTGTCACCCACATTTGTAACCCACAGCGGTCATGGCTGCAACGGCTAGTCACAGTCTGGGCTGTAGAACAGAGTAATGTGCCTGGCGTGCGGAATGAAACCATCATTTTGGTGTCAGAGCCCAGTGCTCCAAACAGCTAAGTTAACTGGCCAGGCTCCAAGTGCAAGTGATAGCAACTGAAAGAAAAAGCAGCTGTCTGCAACATGAGGCCGGAGCAGCTGCCTATTCATCTATTTCTGTTTCTGTACTCCTTTTCTACTTGGAGTCATTTTATTTAGGAGAACAAAAGAATTTATCAGAACTTGATGGAATGCCATATGCTAAATTGCAGAAAGACGAACCGGTTCTATGCCTATTCCCTAGGACTAAAGCAGAATGAGTCTAACTTGACGtgtaagctgggcacggtggctcatgcctgtaatcccagctacttgggaagctaaggcagaagaattgcttgaacccaggagacggaggttgtagtgagctgagatcgcaccattggactccagcctgggcaacaagaacgaaactccatctcagaaaacaaacaaatgaatgaacaaacccaAATAACTTGATGTATGGGAGCTGAAGGCAGGCAGGCTGCTAATTACAGGACCAGCCTCTGCTCCTCCTCCTATACACAGCAAGTGCTGCCCACACACAGGCAATGGCTTATCTCACCATGGAGTCTGTTTCAGCTGGCTGGCTAGACTGTTTGTGGGCCAAGAGGATGGTCagcactgctttccagcctggctCCGCTGGGGCGCTGGCATCTGGTTCAGTTCCACCATTCTCCCTGCTTTCTTTGCCAAGTGTGATATTCACCCAAGGGCACCAGTCTCTATGCTGAGAGGTGGGATCAAAGAAGCTTCGGGAAGATGCGtcctgaggaaggagaaaaagaaatagcattCATGGGTAGATGCTAGGTAAGTTCAGGGAGACACTGCTATTAGTCAGCAAGTCCAGAATCTCACAACTACCTATACTTCCAATGTTTATGCTCTCCTTTAAACTTTGCCTATACATTTTccttgcattttctttattttttttcactccTTTTGTGTTAAACAAACTACACTTTATCACAagggataagggatactcaacccccaggccatggatgggtaccaggtcacacagcaggaggtgagcagcaggcaggCAAGCAAAGCTTTATCTGaatttacagccgctccccattGTTTGCATTACcacctgggctctgcctcctgtcagatcagcagtggcattagattctcacaggaacaggaaccctactgtgaactgcacatgtgagggatctagacTTCGGGCTCCTTATGAGAGTCTGACACCTGATGTCTGTCATTgtttcccatcacccccagatgagatcatctagttgcaggaaaacaagctcagggttcccagtgattctatattatggtgagttgtataattatttcattatacattacaatataataataatagaaataaagtacacaatacaTGTAATGTGCTTgtatcatcccgaaaccatcctcCCAACCCTGGTCCGTGGAAAAATGGTCTTCCACGAAaacggtccctggtgccaaaaaggttggggaccactgccatATCAGGTTTGTCCCTGTATCACACTGCTGTTCCATTTGCctgaaatatctattatttctCCAGAATCCACCCCAAAGGAGCAAAAAGGAGCAAAAAACATGACTGACATTTTTCCCCTTTGGTCACCCAACTTTAAACTTATTCACAGGGTCTACTTTTTGCATTGGACCACAGAAGGGCTCATGCCTGCTTCTCCGTGCTGCCCAGGGAGAACCCAACATGCTGTTTCTGCTCAGCCACTGCTACATGCACGGTGGACTCACCGAACTGCTGGAGGAGCAGAGGCGAGCTCGTTTGGCTTTCCGCAGAGGGCTAGATGGTACCTCCAGGCCAGGGGTGTCTCCTGTTCCCATGCTTCGGGTCACTGGGCGAGTTCTGGTGGTGGGGCTAGCAGCCTCTGGCTCAGGACGGTCAACAGGACTGGAAGAGTCCCAGCTCCGAGTTCGAGAGACAATGGGACCAGGGCTCTTTTCAGCCTGAAGGAAACGGGAGATAATGGAAGTACACGAATGATATTAATGATACTTCTTTCTTTAATCTTCTCCTTTTTcagacagaatctcgctttgtttccaaggctggagtgcagtgaggcaatcttgactcactacaacctctgcctcccgagttcaagtgattctcctgcctcagcctcccaagtagctgggattacaggcgcccaccaccactcctggctaatttttgcatttttggtagagacggggtttcaccatgttggccaggctggtctcgaactcctgacctcaagtgatccacctgcctcagtctcccaaagtgctgggattacaggcgtgagccaccgggtcTGGCTGAATTTAGCTTCTCCATTAGTGAACAGAAACACTACGTGGTATTGTAACCAATGTAGTGGGAAGTGAAGCCTATCCACCTAAATTAATTTCCGACTTTCTACCAATAACACTTTTGCCAAGAATGTTGTTTAAAAGTCCACCCCAAACAAGCTAAGTGCATACCTGCTCTGAGCCTGGGGAGAAAGTGGCATCCTGGCTCCGCGTCATCATCCTCCGAGGAGATTCAGGCACCAGAGGTAAGCGCTCTGGTCGCCCCTCAAGGCCTGGGATCGGGGAGCTGGTCAGGCCAAAGGATGCATCCAGGTCAGTCATGGATGATTCAATCTGCTGGAAGCCCCAGAGCCCCACCTTCCTCATACACTGCGAACATGTTATCAGGGAAAGCTGCATGGGTTCCAAAGAGGAACTAgataggaatgaaaaaaaaaagagaattttctcAAAGTGTAACATTTCCAAATGACTAAGTGTAATGTCTCGCAAGTATGCTTTATCTCATCCAATTTCTGGAACAGTCCAGTGGACAGGGAACCATGGCCTGTCAGAGCCTCTGTGCTCCAATCTCAGGACCCCAGCTTCATACTTCATCATCTCTCACGTATTTCCCATAGAAAGACCTAGAGTTCTTAGTGTGCTCTttatggtaagactgttttgcaggcatgttttaaaagtttctcggccaggtgcggtggcttatgcctgcaatcccagcactttgggaggccaagatgggtggataacctgaggtcctgaggtcgggagtttgagaccagcctgaccaacaacaacagaccaacaacaacaacgaaaaggtttctcctgtccttttttttttttcagatagagtttactcgttgcccaggctggagtgcaatggtacgatctcggctcactgcaacctctgcctcgcgggttcaagtgattctcctgccccagcctcctgagtagctgggattacaggcacctgccaccatgcccggctaatttttgtatttttagtagagatgcggtttcaccatgttggccaggtgagccactgtacccgccTCTCTTGTCCCTCTTAAAGTCTTTTCCCTTTAGACAAAAAACATTCCTTAATCTACCAAAGagagcatatttaaaataaatcaagattTATTTATTGTCAGAACCAATCTCACTTTAAACATGCTCTCTTTGGTAGATTAAGGATAGCGGGAGTCTATGCCAAATTGAGCAGCTGGAATGGAAATAGCAACATGGGGGCCTAGAAGACTCCAGCTGGTGTTTCCTATGGTAGTTTTTATCAATTAAgtggatttttcttcctttctaaaaatagaaaagaacttcctatttttccttcttaaaaatagaaaagagcttattttctttctatttttagaaaggaGGTTCACTGTTTATAGAACACAAATTCCCAGTTGAGAAGCAACCGTACAATAAACAAAGTTCAGTTGTGAACACCAAGAATTCCTGAATTCCAATTCTGGTTTTGTTACTAATTCTTCTTACCCATTCTCCTCGCTGCCATCCCCCACCCagtttctctttgtctctttttctcacGGGAAACACCATGTGATTCCTAAATGCGATAAGTAACTGATATATACAAGTGTAATGCTGTTGTCATGGCTCATGTCTCCGGGCAAAATTCGCTGACTCACCTACATGCCCAGCCACACACAGAGAGAATACAGGCAGTGACATGGACTTGGATGTCTGAGCCTAATTTGATCGTAGTTTTTCTCTCATCAGTTCGGTGATCAAGTTCATCTTCAAGCAGGTGTAGGAGAAGACTGAGCTTGTCTTCTGTCAAGCACTACAAGGGAGCCAAGTAAAAAACTTCGTTTCAActaccataaaaagaaaaattacacatTATAACATACCTAGATAGTACAAGCGGAAAATCAGGAAGGAAATTACAAACATGAAGACAGTTCTCTTCACAGAGAACAAATACTTCCAGGACAGGGATATAGTATcacacagaagctttctgaatttCCCTGAATCTGCTGACTGAGAAAGACGGAATCTCCCTGGAACTGCCAAAACTCTTGTTAGTACTAAATTGTTTTCAATTTATCAGCTGCAGATTTTCCCTGAAACCTGCAAACTTCAAACCCAAATAGTGAAAACAAATTACTGCTTATCTCTTAGCCTGATGCTAAATTTacttaaacattaaagaaaaaaaaatgatggggtctcactatgttggccatgctggtcttgaactcctgagctcaagcaatcctcccacctcagcctactgagtagctggcaccacaggcgtgcatcaccatgccccaGGCTCTAAATTTACTTTTTGACAGAACGACAAAGCTTGTTAGACTTTATTTTTGttctaagaaaaataaggaaCTATGACCAGGTGAAAAAAAATTGCCTTGGCTCGGGACAGGGTTATAGTCATAATAAGCATCAGAGGTTAACAGTTTCAGTCgctggccataccaccctgaacgcgcCCAATCTCGTCTGATCTCAGCAGCTAAGCAGGGtcaggcctggttagtacttggaggGGAGTTTGGGAAGTTAACAGTTTGATGCTAAAACCCGTACCACTCTCTTAATTTGAAGAGGCTGCTATTTCCTACAGTAAAGCTTGTCTTCATGGAGTACCCATAGGGTGATTAAACGGAACAGTAAAT
Proteins encoded in this window:
- the ZC3HC1 gene encoding zinc finger C3HC-type protein 1 isoform X1, producing MAAPSEGQAFAVGVEKNWGAVVRSPEGTPQKIRQLIDEGIAPEEGGVDAKDTSATSQSVNGSPQAEQPSLESTSKEAFFSRVETFSSLKWAGKPPELSPLVCAKYGWVTVECDMLKCSSCQAFLCASLQPAFDFDRYKQRCAELKKALCTAHEKFCFWPDSPSPDRFGMLPLDEPAILVSEFLDRFQSLCHLDLQLPSLRPEDLKTMCLTEDKLSLLLHLLEDELDHRTDERKTTIKLGSDIQVHVTACILSVCGWACSSSLEPMQLSLITCSQCMRKVGLWGFQQIESSMTDLDASFGLTSSPIPGLEGRPERLPLVPESPRRMMTRSQDATFSPGSEQAEKSPGPIVSRTRSWDSSSPVDRPEPEAASPTTRTRPVTRSMGTGDTPGLEVPSSPLRKAKRARLCSSSSSDASSRSFFDPTSQHRDWCPWVNITLGKESRENGGTEPDASAPAEPGWKAVLTILLAHKQSSQPAETDSMSLSEKSRKVFRIFRQWESLCSS
- the ZC3HC1 gene encoding zinc finger C3HC-type protein 1 isoform X2, with the translated sequence MKGLPRKREAWTRKPPELSPLVCAKYGWVTVECDMLKCSSCQAFLCASLQPAFDFDRYKQRCAELKKALCTAHEKFCFWPDSPSPDRFGMLPLDEPAILVSEFLDRFQSLCHLDLQLPSLRPEDLKTMCLTEDKLSLLLHLLEDELDHRTDERKTTIKLGSDIQVHVTACILSVCGWACSSSLEPMQLSLITCSQCMRKVGLWGFQQIESSMTDLDASFGLTSSPIPGLEGRPERLPLVPESPRRMMTRSQDATFSPGSEQAEKSPGPIVSRTRSWDSSSPVDRPEPEAASPTTRTRPVTRSMGTGDTPGLEVPSSPLRKAKRARLCSSSSSDASSRSFFDPTSQHRDWCPWVNITLGKESRENGGTEPDASAPAEPGWKAVLTILLAHKQSSQPAETDSMSLSEKSRKVFRIFRQWESLCSS